CGGGGAGGTCGCGGCCAGCCGGGCGGCGAAGGCGACGTCCTCGGCCCGTTCCTTGGGCGTGCGGGTCAGCCACCGGCCGACGGACACCCCCCGCACGGTCAGGGCCCGCGGTGTCAGCGCGAGCGACTCCAGCGGTGTGCTGCCCGAACCGAGCTGTCCATAGGTGATCAGCGTGCCGCCGTCGTCGAGCAGCCCGGCCAGCTCACCGGTCAGGGATCCGCCCACCGCGTCCAGGACGACCCGGACACTCCGGCCGCCGGTCGCGTTCCGGACCTGGATGCGCCAGTCCGTGTCGGCGGTCGAGATGGTGGGCAGTGCGGGAAAGCGCTGCCGCAAGGTCTGTGCCCCCGCCGGGCCGCGTACCAGGTTGACGAGCGGTATGTCGTGCCTGAGCGCCGCGGTGGCGACCAGTCTCCCCACCGACGAACCGGCGGCCGTCTGCACCACCGGACCCGTCCGGCCGTGCAGGGCGTCCTCGACCGCCCGCAGCAGCATGAGCAGGGTGAGCGGGTTGACCAGCATCAGGGCGGCGGTCTCGTCGCTGACGCCTTCGGGCACCGGCACCACCAGCTCGGCCGGTGCCGTGAGGAGTTCGCTCCACGCACCCGGCACCGGGAAGAACGCGACCCGTTGGCCGGACCGCAGATCCCGCACGCCCCCACCAACGCTCTCGACGACTCCCATTCCCTCCAGGCCGGGTATCCGTGGCGTGGCGAACCGCTGGCGTGACGCGCCCGGAAAGCCCTCCACTCCCGCGAGGTCACCGGGGTGGACGGGCCGGGAGAGCACCCGCACCCGCACCTGCCCGGCCGTGGGCGCGGCAGGGGGCGGCCTTTCGCCCAGGCGCAGTACCCGCCCGGCTTCTCCGTGCTCGTCGTGGACGAGGGCGCGCATGACTCTCCCGTTCCCTGGGGCGTTGATGGTGATTATTGATGATGTGCGTCATTGGAACTCCTGTTATGATGAGAGCTGTCATTGAAAAGGTCAAGTCGAGAGCGACGCGAGAGGACGGCCATGCCGCGGATCACCAAGGAGGACAAGGCCCGCAACCGGCAGAACATCCTTGACGCGGCGGGCCGCATGTTCCGCTCGCAGGGCGTCGACGCGGTCGGCATCGCCGAGCTGATGAAGGAGGCCGGACTCACCCACGGCGGCTTCTACAACCACTTCGCCTCGAAGAACGACCTGGTCGTGGAGGTGTGCGGGGCCTCCTTCGCCGCCTCGCTCGGCGTCCTGGCCCAAACGGTGGAGGACGGTCCGGACCACGACGCCACCCCGCTGGAGCGGGTCGTGGCCGGGTACCTGTCCAGCGCACACCGTGACGCCCCGGACGGCGGCTGCCCCTCCGCCGCCCTGGTCACCGACGCCGGACGGCACAGCGAAGCCGTGCAGAGCGCGTACGCCGAAGGTGTCGAGGGGTATCTCAGCGGCTTCGCCGCCGAGTTCCTGCGCGAGGCGCGCGAGGAGGGTCGCGAACTCGCACCGGCCGAGGCCCGCCACAGAGCCGTCCGCCTGCTCAGCGAAATGGTCGGCGCGCTGATGCTCGCCCGCGCCGTACGCCACGTGGAGCCCGAGCTCTCGGACGAGATCCTGCGGGCCGGCCGCCGCGACGCGGTCGACTGAGGCGACCCGGGTCGGGGCCGCCGCGGCACGGGCGCCGAGCCATGCGCGACAGACGGCCCGGCCCGTGTATGACGGGTCTGCGGGCCAGGTTCTCAGCTAATACGGACCAGCTTCTCAGCTATGACGGGTCGGGTTCTCAGCGGAGCAGCAGTTGGACGAGGGCCACGGTGCCGATCGTCACGATGAGGGTGCGCAGGACCACCGGGCTGAAGCGGCGGCCCACCGCGGCGCCGAGCTGCCCCCCGATCGCCGAGCCGACCGCGATCAGCGCGACGGCCGTCCAGTCGAAGTCCGCCACGAAGAGGAAGAAGGTCGCGGCGACGGTGTTGACGACGGCGACGAGGACGTTCTTGACGGCGGTGAGGCGTTGCATCGTCTCGTCCAGGAGCACCCCCATCAACGACATGTAGATGATCCCCTGCGCCGCCGCGAAGTAGCCGCCGTAGACGCTCGCGAGGGTCAGACCGACGAACAGCAGCGGTCCGCCGTCCCGGCGGACCGGGCCGCCGGGCGTGCCGGGTGTGTCGGTGGTGGCCGACGGCGAACGAACTTCCCGGCGGCGGCGCAGCCGTTTGGTGATCAGCGGCTGGAAGGCGACCAGGACGAGCGCCAGACCCACCACGACCGGCACGATTTTCTCGAACGCCGTCGCGGGCAGGGCCAGCAGCAGTACGGCCCCCGAGAAACCGCCCAGCAGCGCACCCACGCTCAGCCTGAGGATGCGCCGCCGCTGACCGCGCAGCTCCTTGCGGTAGCCGAACGCCCCGCTGACGGCGCCCGGGACCAGACCGAGCGCGTTCGAGACGGTCGCGGTGACAGGTGGCAGGCCGGTGGCGAGCAGTACGGGAAAGGTGATCAGGGTGCCGGAACCGACGACGGTGTTGACCCCGCCCGCACCCACGCCCGCCGCGAACACCGCCACGGCCTCCCACGGCGTCACGCGACGCCCCGCCGCACACTGCTGGTCATGATCACGGAACCGACGGTAGACGACCGACGGTTCGGCGGGCGCCGCACCATGGCCCGCGGCGCCGCCGGGCCGCAGCAGGCCCGCGGGTCACTCGAACCGTGAGACGTCGCCGGCACCCTTGCGGACGATCTCCGCCTCGCCGCTGGAGAAGTCGATGACCGTGGTCGGCTCGGTACCGCAGTCGCCGGAGTCGATGACCGCGTCGACGGAGTGGTCGAGCCGCTCCTTGATCTCCCAGCCCTGGGTCATCGGCTCCTCCTCGTCGGGCAGGAGGAGGGTGCTGGACAGCAGCGGCTCACCGAGCTCGGCGAGCAGTGCCTGGGCGACCACATGGTCGGGGATGCGGACCCCGACGGTCTTCTTCTTGGGGTGCAGCAGCTTGCGCGGGACCTCCCGGGTCGCGGGGAGGATGAAGGTGTAACTGCCGGGCGTCGACGCCTTGATGGCGCGGAACACGTCGTTGTCGACCTGCACGAACTGACCGAGCTGTGCGAAGTTCTGGCACACCAGCGTGAAGTGGTGACGGTCGTCGAGCCGGCGGATGGAGCGGATCCGGTCGATACCGTCACGACTGCCCAGCTGGCACCCCAGCGCGAAGCAGGAGTCCGTGGGATAGACGACGAGCGCACCCGCGCGAATGGAGTCGGCGACCTGGGTGATGGTGCGCGCCTGAGGATTCTCGGGATGAACATCGAAGTACTTTGCCACCCGGTGAGCTTATGCCCCCGGCCGTCGCCGACGACGCAGGCCCGCCTCTCGGGCGGCTCCTCAGGCGGCTCCTCAGGGGTGCGGGCGACCCCCGCCAGCGGGCACCGGGCGCGTCACCGCACCCGGTGCCCGCGAAGGCGTCCGGCATCCGGTCAGCCCCTGAGCTGGTCGATCTGCCGGATCTTGTTCGTGGCGTCGAGCGCGGCGACCTTGTAGGACTCCGCGAGCGTCGGGTAGTTGAAGACCGCGTCGACCAGATAGTCGACCGTCCCACCGCAGCCCATCACCGACTGCCCGATGTGGATCAGCTCCGTGGCACCCGTACCGAAGCAGTGCACGCCGAGCAGTTTCCGGTCGTCCGGGGAGACGAGCAGCTTGAGCATGCCGTGCGAGTCGCCGATGATCTGACCCCGGGCCAGTTCGCGGTAGCGGGAGACGCCGACCTCGAACGGCACGCGCTCCTCGGTGAGCTGGTCCTCGGTCTTCCCGATGAAGCTGATCTCGGGGATCGTGTAGATGCCGATCGGCTGGAGGTCGTGCATCCGGTTCACCGGCTCACCGCAGGCGTGGTACGCGGCCGTGCGCCCCTGTTCCATCGAGGTGGCCGCCAGTGCCGGGAAGCCGATGACGTCACCCACGGCGTAGATGTGCGGCACCTCGGTGCGGTAGTGCTCGTCCACCTTGATCCGGCCGCGCCGGTCGGCGGACAGGCCCGCCTTGTCGAGGCCGAGGTCGTCGGTGAGGCCCTGCCGGCCCGCGGAGTACATCACGGCGTCCGCCGGGATCTTCTTGCCGCTCTCCAGGATGGTGAGCGTGCCCCGCGCGTGGCGCTCGACCGCGGCGACCGTCTCTCCGAAACGGAAGGTGACGGCCAGGTCCCTGAGGTGGTACTTGAGCGACTCGATCACCTCGACGTCGCAGAAGTCGAGCATCCCGGGGCGCTGTTCGACCACGGTGATCTTGCTGCCGAGGGCGGCGAACATGGAGGCGTACTCCATGCCGATCACGCCGGCCCCGACGATGACCATGGAACGGGGCACCTGCTCCAGGTTGAGAACGTTGTCGGAGTCCAGGACCGTCAGCTCGTCGAACTCGACGGTCGCGGGCCTGGCCGGCCTGGTTCCGGTCGCGATGACGATGTGGTCCGCCGTCAGCAGCTTCTCGTTGCCGGTCACTTCGCGCAGGGCGACGGTGTGGTCGTCCACGAAGCGGCCGGTGCCGGCGAACAGCGAGACGTGGTTGCGGGACAGCTGACTGCGGATGACATCGACCTCGCGGCCGACCACGTGCTGGGTGCGCGCGGTCAGGTCGGCGACGGTGATGTCCTCCTTCAGCCGGTAACTCTGGCCGTACAGGTCCCGTTGGGTGAGACCGCTGAGATAGAGGACCGCCTCGCGCAGGGTCTTCGAGGGGATGGTTCCGGTGTGGATGGAGACCCCTCCGACCATGTCGGGGCGGTCTACGACGGCGACCCGGCGGCCGAGCTTTGCCGCGGCGATGGCGGCCTTCTGGCCGCCCGGGCCGGATCCGATGACGAGGAAGTCGAAGTCGCGCACCACCAGAGTCTGTCAGCCGAGCGGGCCCCCCGAAAGGGTGAGTCGTGGTGGGGACCGGCGGGATCTGTCGCTTTTCAGGGGCGCGGGCCTGCCGGCCCGCGCCCCGCACACCGTCTCCGTCCGCCGGTGGCTCAGTGCGTGACGGACCGGGCGATCCGAAAGCCCACGTCGTCGACCTGGTAGCTCGGGTGGCTGCGGCGCCGGGCCGACGCGCGGCAGCTCCAGTGCTCGTCGAACCACCCGCCCCCGCGCAACACCCGGTACCCGCCGTAGACCTCCGCGTCGTAGACGTCCCAGCACCAGTCCCAGACGTTGCCCAGCATGTCGTGCAGACCCCACTGGTTGGGCCGTTTGCCGCCCACGTCGTGCACTCGCTCCTCGGAGTTGTCGCGGTACCAGGCGATCTCGTCGAGCGGCCCGTACCGCGGCCCAGGCGTACCCGCGCGGCAGCCGTGCTCCCACTCGGCCTCCGTGGGTAACCGGTAGCCGTCCGCCGCCCTGTCCCAGTCGACGCCCCCGTCGGCGCCCTCGCCGTCGGCCCGGATGGCGTAGGCGGGGGTGAGTCCCTCCCGTACCGACAGGGCGTTGCAGAACCGGACCGCGTCCCACCACGAGACGCCCTCGACGGGCAGCCGGTCCCCGTCGGCGCCGCTCGGCCACAGGCCCGAGACCCGCGCGTACAGCGCCCGCGTGACCGGGAAGGCCCCGAGCCGGTAGGGCGCGAGCTCGACCGACCAACTGCGCCGCGTCCGCCGGTCCGACAGCGTGACCTGCCCCGGCGGGACGGCGATCATCTCGTGCACCTGGCGTGTGTCCATGAGCAGGCAATCCTACTGATGATCCGGGCGGCCCCCGAGGCGTGTCGGCACGTACCCCGGGCTTATGCCAGACTCAGTCCCCCGGACTCACCCAGGTGCCCCGCTCGGCGGAACGGGCCATGGCGTCCAGGGCGGTCGCGCTGTGGACGGCATCGTCCAGCGTGGCCCCGTACGGGGTGCCCTCGGCGATGGAGCGCAGGAAGTGGTGCGCCTCGATGACCTTCAGGTCGTCGTACCCCATGCTGTTGGCCGACCCGGGCTGGAAAGCGGCGTACTCGCCGTGCCCGGGGCCGACGTACAGCGTGCTGACCGGCTGGTCCTGGAACGACGTGCCGCGGCTGACACCCAGTTCACCCATACGACGGAAGTCCCAGGAGAGGGCGCCCGTGGTGCCGTGGATCTCGAAGCCGTAGTTGTTCTGCTCGCCCACCGACACCCGGCAGGCCTCCAGGACACCGCGGGCCCCCGAGGCGAAGCGCAGCAGACAGGACACGTAGTCCTCGTTCTCCACCGGGCCCGTCTCGCCGCCGGTGGACCGGGTGTGGCCGGCGGTGGCGCCGGTGGGCCGGGCCCGTTCGTGGACGAAGACGGCCGTGTCGGCGGTCAGCGACGCGATCTCGCCCAGCAGGAAGCGGGCCAGGTCCACGCCGTGCGACGCGAGGTCGCCGAGCACTCCGCTGCCGCCGCGTTCCCGCTCGTACCGCCATGTCAGGGCGCCCTTGGGATGGGCGGCGTAATCGCTGAAGAGGCGGATGCGGACATGGGTGACGGTGCCGATCTCACCGGCGGCGATCAGTTCGCGGGCCGCCGCGACGGCGGGCGCGTTGCGGTAGTTGAAGCCGACCGTGCCCTGGACGCCCGCCGCGGCGACGGCGTCCGCGACGGCCCGTGCGTCGTCCGCGGTGAGGCCGACCGGCTTCTCGATCCAGAGGTGCTTGCCCGCCTCGGCCATGGCGACGCCGATCTCGCGGTGCAGGAAGTTCGGAGCGGCGACACTCACCGCCTCGACCCGGGGGTCGGCGGCGACCTCACGCCAGTCCCGGACCGCCGTGGCGAACCCGTACTGTGCGGCGGCCTCCTCGGCCCGGCCGGGCACCTCGTCGGCGACCGCGATCAGTTCTGGCCGTACGGCCAGCCCGGGGAAGTGGTGCGGCACGCGCGCGTACGCCTGGGTGTGCACCCGCCCCATCCAGCCGAACCCCACGACGGCGACGCCGAGCGTACTTCCCATGACTGTTCCTCTTCGGATCGTGTGTGCACTGTTTGGATCGGTCCACCAGCGTGTCCGATCACACTGAAGTTCGTCGTCCCAGGTGTCAACCCCCATCAGCCCCTTTGACTTTCTGTCGGCGGCTGTGGAACGGTCCAATTCATGAGGTCACCGACGATCCGCGATGTCGCCGAACGGGCCGGGGTGTCGAAGTCCCTGGTCTCGCTCGTGCTGCGCGGCTCCGACCGGGTGCGTCCCGAGAAGCGGACGGCCGTCCTGGCCGCCGTCGAAGAACTCGGCTACCGGCCCAACGCCGCCGCGCGCAGCCTCAGCGAGCGGCGCGCCCACCCGCAGGCCCTCGACCACGCCCGGTCCGGGGGCACCCCCATGGTGGGCGTGCTCCTGAACGACATGCGCAACCCCTGGTTCGTGGAACTGCTGGACGGCCTCAACTCCCTGCTGGACGCCCACGGTGTGCACATGCTGCTGGCCGACGGCCATCTGAACCGGCGGCTCGGCGAGGACCTCACCCGCACGTTCACGGACCTGCGGGTCGACGGACTCGTCGCGGTCGGCACCCTGCCCGCTCCGGAGATGCTGCGTACGGCGGCCGGGCGGCTGCCGACCGTGATCGCGGGAGCCCGCGAGCCGGTACTGCCCCGCGCGGACATCGTCGCCAATGACGACGAGTACGGCGCCCGCCTCGCCACCGAGCACCTCATCGGGCTCGGCCACCGGCGCATCGCCCACATCGCCGGGCAGGGCATGGTCGGGGCACTGCGCCGCGGCGGCTTCGAAGCCGTCATGCGCGAGCACGGGCTGGGCGACACGGCCGTAGTGGAACAGGGCGATCTCACCGAGGAGGGCGGCTACCGGGCCACGGTCCGGCTGCTCAGCGCCGAACGGCGGCCCACCGCCGTGTTCGCCTTCAACGACATCGCCTGCGTCGGCGCACTGTCGGCAGCCGAGGAACTGGGCCTCCAGGTGCCCCGGGACCTCTCCCTCGTCGGCTACGACAACACCTACCTGGCCCGGCTGCGCCACCTCTGGCTCACCACCGTGGACAGCGCGGGCCATGACGTCGGCCGCCGCGCAGCGCAGTGCCTGCTCGACCGGATCGCCGACCCCGCCCGCCCCGGCCAGGTCGTCCTCGGCCCACCCGTCCTGGAAGTGCGGGGCACGACCGCGGCGCCCTCCTGAGGCCCGCGCCGGCCCGCCGGGGCGAGGAGTGGCGGGCCGTCAGCCGCCGGGCGTCTCGCACTGCGTGCCCGGCGGGCAGAACCAGAGCAGCGCCGTGTCGACGAGTTCCCGCTCGTCCTCCGGCCCGTCGGCGTCCGAGCCGTACGCGACCAGCGCGTACCGTTCGCCGTCGGCGGCCTCGAAGCGGTGGTCGATCACGTGCCGGGTCCCGCCACCCTGCTCGCCCGCGACCTCGTCCGCGCGGTACTCGTGCTCGGCGTCCTGCCCCGTACCGCCGGGGACCTCCGTGAGGGAGACGGCCTCGTACCCGTCGAGCTTCCGCGCCTCCACCTGCGCGACCTGCAAGGACTCGTACGGAGAGGTCTCCATCACCTGGAACACCTGGAGCCGTCGGGTGCCTTCCGGGCTGCGGTAGTCGACCACGTCGATGCCGTACTGCGAGGACCGGCTGTCGCGCTCCCAGCCCGTCGGGAGCGCCACCCGGAACCCCTCCGGGTCCTCCTGGGACTCATAGCCCGCGGGCAGGGATTCGGAGGGCTGCGCCGGTGACGCACTGCCCTCCGACGTGTCCCCGGACCCGTCCCCCGACCCGGATCCGTCCGAGCTGTCCTTCGCGGTGTCCGACCCGGCGGCGGTGAAGCTGCGGTAGGGCTCGGGTTCGTCCTTCCAGGCCAGGGCCCAGACGCCGAAGGTGAGACCGGCCACCGCCAGGACGATCGCCGTCTTGCGCCGGATGACCTTCTGCCGTCGTACGTCGAGGTACTGGTCGGGGTGGAAGAGGCGTTCGCGCCGGGACCCGGCCCACTCCTGCCGCTCGGTGTCGAACACCCTCATGGACCGGTCCCCCCTGTCGCCGTCGCGCCGGTCATCCGAGGAGCTGGGCGATGCCCTGGACGACGGCGGTGGCCGAGGCGACGGCTCCCACGGCCGCGGTCTGCGATCCGAGCCAGCCCCGCACGCCCACCAGCAGCCGGGCGAGACGCTCCGGGCGAGCTGTCCCGGAGCGGACGATCTCGCCCTCCGCGTCCGCCAGTTCGCCGTCGAGGAACCTGTCCTCGGCGCTGCGCTCCTGGACGGGTAGGGCCTCGCGCAGGACGCGGATGGCCCGCAGCAGCTCCTCGTACGGCGGGGCGGCCCCGGACGCGGTGTGGTTGACGGATGTCGCGTGGCCGTGGCTGCCAGTGGCGATCGAACCGCCGCTCATGGAGCCGATGTGCACACTGCCGGAGCCGCTGTCCTGCGCGGGCCCGCCGTCGTTGCCGCCGTTGGGGTGTCCTGTGTCGTTCATGTGCTGGCTCCTCGGGGCCGGGGTCCGGGGTGTCCGGGTCCGGGTTTCGGGTTTCGGGTTTCGGTGTCTAGGCGCCGGTGCGCGGCGGTGTGCCGTTCGTCCCGGCCGGGGGGTTGGTGTGCGCGGTCGCGTGGCCGTGCCTGCCCGTGGCGACGGCGCCCCCGGACATGTCCTGGACGAAGACGCTTCCGCCACTGAGCTGGTAGACGTGCTGTTCGAACTGGTCGGTCCGGTAACCGTGGGACTGCAGCGCCTCGCGCATGCCCTTGACGATGCGCTCCTGCACCGTCTTGATGTACCGGGTGGCGTCCATCTCCTGGTAGGGGGAGAGACGGGTCGTGCCGGCCAGCTGGCGCAGCGAGACACGCGGTACGTCGGGGTCCGCCTCCCGATCGGACCAGCCGGTGCCGAACTCCCTGGCGAGGGTCCTCAAGGCGCCGAGAGCGGTGCTCACCCCGGTCGCGGGCCCGTGTCCGAGTGCGCGTACCGCGCCGCCGGCCCAGGTCTCGGGCAGCCGGTCCACGAGGGCGTCCACGCTCTTGAAGTCCTTGCGGACGGGGCCGAGTACGTACGGGACGACCTCCATCACGAGCATGCCGCCCTGGGTGTGCACACGCACCAGGACGGTCACCACGACCT
This sequence is a window from Streptomyces ortus. Protein-coding genes within it:
- the sthA gene encoding Si-specific NAD(P)(+) transhydrogenase; this translates as MRDFDFLVIGSGPGGQKAAIAAAKLGRRVAVVDRPDMVGGVSIHTGTIPSKTLREAVLYLSGLTQRDLYGQSYRLKEDITVADLTARTQHVVGREVDVIRSQLSRNHVSLFAGTGRFVDDHTVALREVTGNEKLLTADHIVIATGTRPARPATVEFDELTVLDSDNVLNLEQVPRSMVIVGAGVIGMEYASMFAALGSKITVVEQRPGMLDFCDVEVIESLKYHLRDLAVTFRFGETVAAVERHARGTLTILESGKKIPADAVMYSAGRQGLTDDLGLDKAGLSADRRGRIKVDEHYRTEVPHIYAVGDVIGFPALAATSMEQGRTAAYHACGEPVNRMHDLQPIGIYTIPEISFIGKTEDQLTEERVPFEVGVSRYRELARGQIIGDSHGMLKLLVSPDDRKLLGVHCFGTGATELIHIGQSVMGCGGTVDYLVDAVFNYPTLAESYKVAALDATNKIRQIDQLRG
- a CDS encoding LacI family DNA-binding transcriptional regulator, whose translation is MRSPTIRDVAERAGVSKSLVSLVLRGSDRVRPEKRTAVLAAVEELGYRPNAAARSLSERRAHPQALDHARSGGTPMVGVLLNDMRNPWFVELLDGLNSLLDAHGVHMLLADGHLNRRLGEDLTRTFTDLRVDGLVAVGTLPAPEMLRTAAGRLPTVIAGAREPVLPRADIVANDDEYGARLATEHLIGLGHRRIAHIAGQGMVGALRRGGFEAVMREHGLGDTAVVEQGDLTEEGGYRATVRLLSAERRPTAVFAFNDIACVGALSAAEELGLQVPRDLSLVGYDNTYLARLRHLWLTTVDSAGHDVGRRAAQCLLDRIADPARPGQVVLGPPVLEVRGTTAAPS
- a CDS encoding Gfo/Idh/MocA family protein, encoding MGSTLGVAVVGFGWMGRVHTQAYARVPHHFPGLAVRPELIAVADEVPGRAEEAAAQYGFATAVRDWREVAADPRVEAVSVAAPNFLHREIGVAMAEAGKHLWIEKPVGLTADDARAVADAVAAAGVQGTVGFNYRNAPAVAAARELIAAGEIGTVTHVRIRLFSDYAAHPKGALTWRYERERGGSGVLGDLASHGVDLARFLLGEIASLTADTAVFVHERARPTGATAGHTRSTGGETGPVENEDYVSCLLRFASGARGVLEACRVSVGEQNNYGFEIHGTTGALSWDFRRMGELGVSRGTSFQDQPVSTLYVGPGHGEYAAFQPGSANSMGYDDLKVIEAHHFLRSIAEGTPYGATLDDAVHSATALDAMARSAERGTWVSPGD
- a CDS encoding sulfite exporter TauE/SafE family protein yields the protein MTPWEAVAVFAAGVGAGGVNTVVGSGTLITFPVLLATGLPPVTATVSNALGLVPGAVSGAFGYRKELRGQRRRILRLSVGALLGGFSGAVLLLALPATAFEKIVPVVVGLALVLVAFQPLITKRLRRRREVRSPSATTDTPGTPGGPVRRDGGPLLFVGLTLASVYGGYFAAAQGIIYMSLMGVLLDETMQRLTAVKNVLVAVVNTVAATFFLFVADFDWTAVALIAVGSAIGGQLGAAVGRRFSPVVLRTLIVTIGTVALVQLLLR
- a CDS encoding TetR/AcrR family transcriptional regulator, which gives rise to MPRITKEDKARNRQNILDAAGRMFRSQGVDAVGIAELMKEAGLTHGGFYNHFASKNDLVVEVCGASFAASLGVLAQTVEDGPDHDATPLERVVAGYLSSAHRDAPDGGCPSAALVTDAGRHSEAVQSAYAEGVEGYLSGFAAEFLREAREEGRELAPAEARHRAVRLLSEMVGALMLARAVRHVEPELSDEILRAGRRDAVD
- a CDS encoding L-threonylcarbamoyladenylate synthase; amino-acid sequence: MAKYFDVHPENPQARTITQVADSIRAGALVVYPTDSCFALGCQLGSRDGIDRIRSIRRLDDRHHFTLVCQNFAQLGQFVQVDNDVFRAIKASTPGSYTFILPATREVPRKLLHPKKKTVGVRIPDHVVAQALLAELGEPLLSSTLLLPDEEEPMTQGWEIKERLDHSVDAVIDSGDCGTEPTTVIDFSSGEAEIVRKGAGDVSRFE
- a CDS encoding alcohol dehydrogenase catalytic domain-containing protein — protein: MRALVHDEHGEAGRVLRLGERPPPAAPTAGQVRVRVLSRPVHPGDLAGVEGFPGASRQRFATPRIPGLEGMGVVESVGGGVRDLRSGQRVAFFPVPGAWSELLTAPAELVVPVPEGVSDETAALMLVNPLTLLMLLRAVEDALHGRTGPVVQTAAGSSVGRLVATAALRHDIPLVNLVRGPAGAQTLRQRFPALPTISTADTDWRIQVRNATGGRSVRVVLDAVGGSLTGELAGLLDDGGTLITYGQLGSGSTPLESLALTPRALTVRGVSVGRWLTRTPKERAEDVAFAARLAATSPELFEVAARYDLADFAQAVDHVRRPGKTGTVLLTSPAS
- a CDS encoding formylglycine-generating enzyme family protein, with translation MDTRQVHEMIAVPPGQVTLSDRRTRRSWSVELAPYRLGAFPVTRALYARVSGLWPSGADGDRLPVEGVSWWDAVRFCNALSVREGLTPAYAIRADGEGADGGVDWDRAADGYRLPTEAEWEHGCRAGTPGPRYGPLDEIAWYRDNSEERVHDVGGKRPNQWGLHDMLGNVWDWCWDVYDAEVYGGYRVLRGGGWFDEHWSCRASARRRSHPSYQVDDVGFRIARSVTH